A DNA window from Mya arenaria isolate MELC-2E11 chromosome 17, ASM2691426v1 contains the following coding sequences:
- the LOC128224702 gene encoding anti-sigma-I factor RsgI6-like, which produces MISLSQTRTATTQAILVFVLLLFSLATNGELLRGGDFESTTFGQSGPWGCHGSCHLTASSDAHSGSHSVQVLNRHHNWEGIEQTVTLTDGGRYSLRAYVKVLNLSPGLMYTTVEPMVMCKDSTGKSIATKFDREPYARQDQWILVGGIHKLPSGVHSCSVTIRVSDIHSTYLVDDASLTSVDDIPLWRTEANDRIESLRKSNFTIRLSGGDPNADYDIELVQQKHKFGFGSAVGARQIVDPALARYQQVFYQNFEWAVLENALKWTQMERTQGQLRIDDALAALKALNASNIKIRAHNIFWAVKDHVPHWLPALNQAQQMAAMDKRIHDVVPLTKGYAAHWDVNNENIHGDYFEQMTGDPNITMTMFRDTHALDPDVKLFLNDFNVMQSFSAMPLRNQAKLFKDAGVPIYGVGIQSHLKHMNLDIPTLKSNLDLIAETGLPIWITELSFLSKDNVAKAQALQDVLTLYFSHPAVEGVLLWGFWDGKVFDPDIALFEGPNVTPNAAGLAYQQLFHTTWRTNVTDRIHGNGSSNVRGFQGVYKLTVKHGSKELAHQYFFIGKHSKTIDVNLDSVGGNVIIG; this is translated from the exons AT GATTTCGCTTTCACAAACAAGAACAGCAACGACGCAGGCTATATTAGTATTTGTACTTCTCCTTTTCTCCCTCGCAACCAATGGCGAGCTTTTGCGGGGAGGAGACTTTGAATCTACTACATTTGGACAGTCTGGGCCGTGGGGATGTCATGGGAGTTGCCACTTAACAGCTAGCAGCGATGCACACAGTGGATCGCACAGTGTACAAGTCCTAAACAG GCATCACAACTGGGAAGGCATTGAACAGACAGTGACGCTCACGGACGGTGGTCGGTACAGTCTAAGAGCCTATGTGAAGGTCCTCAACCTCAGCCCCGGCTTGATGTACACCACCGTAGAACCTATGGTCATGTGTAAAGACAGTACAG GAAAGTCTATAGCTACGAAATTTGACCGCGAGCCGTACGCACGACAGGACCAGTGGATACTTGTAGGGGGCATTCATAAACTCCCATCAG GTGTCCACTCGTGCTCTGTGACTATACGTGTGTCGGATATCCATTCTACCTACCTCGTGGACGACGCAAGCCTAACCAGTGTGGACGACATACCCCTATGGCGAACAGAGGCCAATGACAGGATTGAAAGTCTCAGGAAGTCTAACTTCACGATCAG GCTGTCCGGAGGCGACCCCAACGCCGATTATGATATTGAG TTAgtacaacaaaaacacaagtttGGGTTTGGGAGTGCTGTCGGGGCCCGCCAGATTGTTGACCCCGCCCTTGCCCGTTACCAACAGGTGTTCTACCAGAACTTCGAGTGGGCAGTGCTGGAAAATGCTCTAAAATGGACGCAGATGGAACGAACACAG GGTCAACTGAGAATCGACGATGCATTAGCTGCGCTAAAAGCACTGAACGCATCAAA CATAAAGATTCGCGCACATAACATATTTTGGGCCGTAAAGGACCATGTTCCCCACTGGCTCCCAGCTCTCAACCAGGCCCAGCAGATGGCTGCCATGGATAAAAGAATACACGATGTCGTGCCTTTAACCAAGGGATA TGCTGCTCACTGGGACGTGAATAACGAAAACATCCATGGCGACTACTTCGAACAAATGACAGGTGACCCTAATATCACCATGACCATGTTCAGAGACACTCACGCGCTCGACCCTGACGTCAAACTCTTCCTCAACGACTTCAACGTCATGCAGTCATTTTCAGCAATG CCACTGCGAAATCAAGCCAAATTATTCAAGGACGCCGGAGTACCAATTTACGGTGTTGGAATACAGAGTCACCTGAAACACATGAACTTAGACATTCCGACATTGAAG AGCAATTTGGACCTGATAGCTGAAACTGGTCTCCCTATCTGGATCACCGAGCTCAGTTTTCTCTCAAAGGACAACGTTGCTAAGGCACAAGCTCTTCAG GACGTGCTGACGCTCTATTTCAGTCACCCCGCTGTAGAGGGGGTGTTGTTATGGGGCTTCTGGGATGGCAAAGTGTTTGACCCTGATATAGCCTTATTTGAGGGCCCCAATGTCACG CCGAACGCTGCCGGACTCGCCTATCAACAACTGTTTCACACAACGTGGCGAACGAACGTTACCGACCGTATACATGGCAACGGATCTTCTAACGTTCGAGGTTTCCAGGGCGTTTACAAACTGACGGTAAAACACGGGAGCAAGGAGCTTGCGCATCAGTACTTCTTCATAGGAAAGCATTCGAAAACCATTGATGTAAATTTAG ATTCGGTTGGAGGAAATGTAATAATCGGTTGA